One Salvia splendens isolate huo1 chromosome 1, SspV2, whole genome shotgun sequence genomic window, ATACTTTTAgtgggtgttcggttggcaagattaaatctcatgattaaatatgtatcacgtttggttcataagattgaacccctcaacttaatcctaggtggatagtctcatgataattagtcatagccccccctccaactaaaataatcccacaacttaatcctagatagaTAGTCTCATAatattagtcatgacaaccgaacgccaccttagTGTATGATCTTCCAGAGCTCataaatcaaacaatttcttacaCATTTCTCTATGTCAATGTCATACTTGGATGGTTGAATACATCTTATATAGTGAGGCACTgatgtaaaagaaaaaaaaaattatagggGGACGAAGTAAAAAATTTTCCCCAAAATTATTGAAGCCAATAACAGAATCTACATCTATAATAACTATCATcgtgaaaataccaaaatgtGAATCTAACTTGCCAACTGAGTGAGAGGAAGTACCCATCAAAATTCTTATGCAGTCAATTGCTATGAAtatgaccgtccatttctcaaAATTTAACATCACTAGAGTAGTTTTAATTTGAAACTCTATCAAGAAgttacaaaatataaaaaggtaAACTGCtttaaaagtcatgaacttttgTCAAATTCCAGTTTTTCTCACGAACTAAAAAATTGCCGTGTAATACCACGAACTTTATAATCCGTCGTCATTTTCCCATGGCGGGTTTTCCGACTATGAAGCTAGCTGACGTGTTTTTTTCAGCTGATGTGGCTGCTAAGTGTGTGTTGAGTGGATGACGTGGATGACAAATTTTAAGTTGACTTTGCCATATCATCAACCTACCAGCCCTCCACAGAACCTCCCCCGAGCCCACCACAAGCTCCACCGCCGCCACCAGCCCAACACCAGAACCTACCACAAGTCCACCACCAGCTCCGCCCCCTCCACCAGCACCTCCCCCAAAGTCCACCACCGCTGCCAATGCCACCTCCACCACCAAgccctccacctccaccaaggcCGCCGCCACCAAACGTGTCCTTCTCAAGCCTCCTATCATCAGCAATCTGCAAAGCAAACAACCCCACCCAACAACATCATAACAGCGAAGCTTTCCTTTTTCCGACCACCTCTTTCCCGTTTCTCACTTTCTTCAAATTCCGGCAGCGAAGCTTCCTCCGCCGACGACAGAGGCGGTTTCAGAGCTGGGATTCATCAAATCCAAATCTTTGTAAAATCTCCTGCCTCGCTCACCACCCTCTTCGCAACCACCGCCTCCAGCAGCGCCGCCACCGGTTCTGCCGGAAAATTTTTACCACCACAATGGGTCTACACACAATACGACGTCGTTTTAGCTGAAGAAAACGTCATCATTTTATGAATTTCCGGCGATCTCCACGTCATCTTTCAGGCTTGCCACGTAAGCTAGTTTTCAACCGGAAAACTACAGGGTCGGGTCAAATAGGAAATACCAGCAACCTGGTAAAGTTCGTGACATTACACGCCAATTTtttagttcgtgggaaaaaacgGAATTTGGcaaaagttcatgatttttaagACATTTTACCCAATATAAAACTGGTAAATAGTTTCTAGCTATTACTAGTGTTATGCTACTTGAGTCATGCCATGCAGTAACGTTTCTAGTAGCATTCCTTAAACTTCTAGAACAAGAAAACTGTACCTTGTGCAGATTCAGCAAGAAAACGAGTTACATCAGAGACCAAGGCTACTTTTGGCATGACAAAAAATCCAGAAAAGGGCAGATTTCCATTTTCCAACTGCAAGAAAATTCACTGAGGTTGGAACAAAATCCTAACCCCCACGGCACTTGTTTGATCCCTTCTTGAATACCTCTCTTCAATTGTTTGAGAAGAAATTATAGAATATGTGGAAGATGAAATGAAATCTAAATCAAATCTACTAAAGATAAACATGAAAGTAAACCCTACTAAAGATAAACATGAAAATAATAACACGGATCAGGAATCTCATATCCCCGAAGCTGTGCGAGGAGCCGAAAAGCAGTGGGCCTGAGCTGTTGGCTGGAGGAGAGTGGATGCGGTCGTGGCAGCGAAGGAAGCAGTCTCGATTGTGCTGGAAATGACTGCTGCTGTGGCAGGGGCAGGGACAGTGGCATAAGGGCGGACGACAACTTAGGGTTTGTCGCAAACTGTGGTTTTGGTCGTGGCAGAGGGCTGGGGTGTAGCACGGGTGCTGGCACAACAGCACAAGGTGGAATCACAAGTAACGGATCGCCCTGACAATGAGGTGGTGACGGTGGCAGAGGGCATGGATGCAACACGGGTGTTGGAGCTCTCGCTGCCTGATCAGTTGAAATCTCAACTGGTGAAGGCAAAGACTGAGTTACTGTCGGTGGACCATGTGGCAAGGCAACGCTGCATGCACTCTCAGATAGTGATCACTGTTTGGAGGAGTGCCCACATGTCTGCGTGCAGATCCTCAACCGCCTTCTCCAATCCGTTAGTGTTCTCCCCTGTGCAAGGTATGGTCTCCATCGCGCAAGGTACGTTCATCGCACCATTTGATACAAAGTGACAGGTAGACTCACCGAATGCTTTCGATAATATAGATGCATATGAAACATGTTGAACCATGGATAAAGAAATTTGGAATAAAATATAGAAAACTGAAATTGATAAATGAACAAAATCCTAACCATCACAGCACTTGCCGGGCACAAACTAATTGATCCCCTGGATACCTCTGTTCAATAGTTTGAgaagtaattaaatcaaatatGTTAATCTactaaagataaacatggaaaTAATAACAAACTCCTAGGATAAATATCATGCATATCTTTATTCTCGATCTGTATCAAAAGCACACCTTAAACGCTAAGAACTCATGTTCGTCCGTTGCTCCTCTCTACGTAATTTATTTGTCTTCAACACGGTATGATGCTTATACATTAATTCTGCAATTGACTGGTGCCCAAAGAAGTGTGAATTCTTGAGTATCATATCACTTGTAGTTGAATCAACAGCATAACCTTGACCAGGCATCCACTGTAGCAAATGAAGAAGCAGGTCTTTCTTTTCGGGTTGCTCAATGTAACGGGAAATGGCCAAGTGAAATATATCCTGTAACATATGAGGCAATAAATGACTAAATCTTCATCCAAGATGCGAAAGTGAAACAGACAATGAATATGACTACCTGATCAATCTTGTAGTTTGAGTTGTGAATAGACTTGATCACATCATTTACTAAGTTTATGTTGCCGTTCCTCGTAAAGGAGATAGCAAACTTCTTAATGGCTGGCTTAGGGATTAACTCTGCATTATCCTGATGAAATGGAAGAGCAATAAATACATAGGGCACAGAGAACGATAATCTATTCAGATACTCAAAACAGAACTCGTACCTTGACAACTAGATATGCATCTTTAAGAAGTCCACCTGAAAGTAAAATGTGTAAAATTTTTCCATGAAGGGCCTTATTCATCGTTCTCTTGCTATATTTCAGCATAGTATATACTGAAAATGCTTCTGAATATGCACCCATTGAACCGAGAGATTTCATCAAAGAGACACAGAGATCCTGCAAAGATAAAAACTTTAAATAAATGTGGAGCTAATTCAATGAGTTCTACTATTCTTAGCATGTCCTATCATAGTAACTGGAGTCATTTCCATCATCTTTACATTGTTTGATCTTTTAGCAGTTACTGCTTCACCACATGTAggattatatttattaaatcaTGAGATGACAATTATCGGTGAAGTAAATGGTGAGGAAAGACTAAAGTAAAATTTGAATCTTGTAATGATATTATTCTGTAGATCAAACCTCTTAAAGTAATAAAACAATtacaaaatcaaccaaatataATAGTTTCTCATCCTTCAAATAATTGCATAACTCAACCTCAACTAATAGTCTCCCAAGCCTTTTTCTGAATCACTGGGGCAACAAAAAAATTACGGAAACAAATTTCACTCATATAGCAAATGGATTTGGAGATTTGGATTTGATGGGATGATTTAGAGGACCTTTTTATAAAATCCAGAAAAAAAATCCCCCCTcgaaaaaatacagaaaaatcactcaaaaataattaaaaatatttatcaaacTCATTGCAAACAAGTTCTCTGAATTTGCTGTTGCGAATATAAGTCCTCAAATCTAAATctgttatttgtaattttacaGAATGTTCAGGACAAATGCAAACATTTCACCAATTTTCTCCAAAAAACCAACCTCTTAGCATGGTTCCTAAATGAGAAGAACATGCACAGCAGGTGAGCATATTGATTATGCCTCAGGTAAAAGCTACATgaacaaataaaatcatttgGGGCTCAGAAAACAGTACTTCTGTTCTGCGGCATACAAATTATTACCTCCAGAGGCTGGTGACCTTTGCTGTGCATATCCTCCATTGTACGATAGGCAAGTAAATACAGCTGCTCCTTGcagaaatattttattaaaattttaaaggtACTCCAATCAGGACTAATTGCTGACTCATCCATtttcttcatcatcttcattaCATTCTCCATGTCACCTGATCTACAATAGACACACAGCATTGAATTCAAAATAACCACATCGTATTTGTCATACTTCATCTCAAATTCACTAGCCAGCTGTTTTGCTTCATCAATCAGTTTGCCACGGCAGAGGGCTGAAATCATAATGCTGTAGGAGTAACCATCTACATGTGTTTTGAGCCAAGATTGTAATTAGTATGGTAAGGTAGGTAACTCCAAAAGGAGATTCAGAAatgtaagataaaaaaaactaaaataaatgtCCACATCGTGAAATTATTCTGCATTTCAAACTACATAGAAACAAACAGAGAATTTGCAACATTTTAAAATTGTCTCCGCTCCTTCAGATCATTACTAGAGAATTTGCTACTGACGGCTATTCTAATATGTGCATTAAATCTTGTGAATTGTGATCGTAAAGAATTTAAATTtctggttcttatatctgttcCAAACAAAGTTCAAGAAACAACCCTGCTGAAGATCTGGTAAAGATGAAAGATTAAATCACTCAACGAAATTTTCCAAACTTATTTGGTTTCAGGCTGTGAGGTTAGTGGGTGTAACAAATATAATTTGTTTCCTATTATTAGACACAAAGTTTCCACCGTTTCCATGCACTTACCATTTTTCACTTCCTTTCTCCTCATTTCATCAAAAACTATTTTAGCCTCTACAAGTTTCCCAGACTTAGCAAGGCCATCCATCAGCAAACAGTATGGCATCTGCAAAGTTAGTGACAGATAAGTTAGCAAAGGCTCTAGAAACTCCCCAATTTGATTGCGAAATCTAAAGTTGCCCCAATTGCAGCATGATGCAATTGTTgtagtgataaaaaaaaagtacattttttAAAGATATTACAAACTAAAACATAATGTTGTAAAGCAAAACCACTCTTACAATTTAACCCTTATCATAATAATGCACAACCACGAAGCTCCTTAGTCTTGACTTGACCCAATTTTGCCTACAATTCACAACCATGAAGCTTCTTAGCCGTGAATTGATCATATTGATCCTACAATTCATGGCCAAAATGCTTTATAGTCGTGAATTTACCCTATTTCGCTACAATCTACCACCACAAAGCTTCTTAGTCATGAATTGACTCATTTTGCCACAATTCACATGCATGAAGCTTCTTAGGCGTGAATTAATGCTAATGCACACAAATTAAGGGCAAAACAGCAGTTTAAGCCAAAATGGCCATTTTTATCTTTGTTGCtattttttatctatataaaaGCAAAATGGTATCATTATATATTAGCTCATTTAATAATCACTACATCACAGGCACGCACCATACATGCAGATCATTTTGAACTTCAATAGAAACACAAAATGGATGCAAAAAGTAGATTCATTGTCACCTCATCTTCAGCATAGCCTAAAGCTTGCAGTTCATCTAGCAGTTCTCTTGATTTCTCGAATAGCCCTGCTCTAACATATACTTTCAGCAGAGTTGTGAGAATGACCTGTAAAAAAACCACACAATCAGCAAGATGTAAAATATTTGCTAGCAGAAATCATTCCCCAACTTCAAGCAGTCATCATTGGGCACAAGGAGCTATATTTTACGAAGCATTGGCACTCAGTAGAATTATACACCTATAACTGATAAGTATGCCTAGACCTAACTGATCTTTTCTAAATAAGAAAAGATGGAGTTTCAGAGCACAAATAATATGCTCGGGTTACCTACAAAGGCtgataataattagagtttgcTATATCAATGATATCATTACAATAAAGACTAAGGTGGGACCTCAACTTTAGCGAGAAAGGGAGCAATAAAATAAGTTAATGCTTTCTTCCTTGCTTGCTGATACCAATtatttccctttcttccccaTATCTCCAATTCTAAGGTTAATATGTGCACAAAGATACTCGATGAAATTTTGTTACATCATTTACTTTTAATAGACATGAACATAGATTAATTCTCTGCGATAAACAATATTACCAGCACATAGCCATATAATTGGATAAGGTCTGCACAATAAAGGCTGGGAATTCAGAAATACACCTTGTTCAAAGTTAATCCTGCAGATCTCATGTCTTGAATTACTTTATCAGCCTTCCTATAATTCCCATCAATAGCATATGCATTTAACAAAGAGCTGTAGTGAAAGACATTAGGTAAATTTCCTTCCGACTTCATCTCATCAAAGTATTTTTCCGCTTCATCGCATTGATTATTTGAAGCACAAACTGATATTAGTGTTCCGTACAGTACATCATCCATACTCAATCCCCTGGATTTCATTTCATGGACCAGTTCCATTGCCTTAGAGTAACCACCTTTGACCTTGGCACAACCCGAAAGTAGCTAAAATgacgaaaataaaaattgtGAGGTCATATGATAACTGAAGAACTCCACAAACAGCCATTTGATAACAAcaagaaattgttaattttctTACCTATCTGAATATATTTTACAAGCAGCTATGGTATCAACTCTTGTGCATGTGAGTTCATAATTTaagatttttattaatatattggGTACTCTTGCACTATGTGAATAACAACATGAAAAAGAGTGTTTGTTGAATATAATTATTCAATCCACATCGGCTTCTATTAGTAATACTACCTCCCgccccttaaaaatagaaactatttccattttggtccgtcccttaaaattaaaaac contains:
- the LOC121742546 gene encoding pentatricopeptide repeat-containing protein At1g10910, chloroplastic-like isoform X2, which codes for MRRHGKNNIASYSSYIKFVGRDSNAAKALEIYNSIKDDSTRSNVSVCNSTLSCLIKCGKFNSSLKLFNQMKQAGLIPDIITYSTLLSGCAKVKGGYSKAMELVHEMKSRGLSMDDVLYGTLISVCASNNQCDEAEKYFDEMKSEGNLPNVFHYSSLLNAYAIDGNYRKADKVIQDMRSAGLTLNKVILTTLLKVYVRAGLFEKSRELLDELQALGYAEDEMPYCLLMDGLAKSGKLVEAKIVFDEMRRKEVKNDGYSYSIMISALCRGKLIDEAKQLASEFEMKYDKYDVVILNSMLCVYCRSGDMENVMKMMKKMDESAISPDWSTFKILIKYFCKEQLYLLAYRTMEDMHSKGHQPLEDLCVSLMKSLGSMGAYSEAFSVYTMLKYSKRTMNKALHGKILHILLSGGLLKDAYLVVKDNAELIPKPAIKKFAISFTRNGNINLVNDVIKSIHNSNYKIDQDIFHLAISRYIEQPEKKDLLLHLLQWMPGQGYAVDSTTSDMILKNSHFFGHQSIAELMYKHHTVLKTNKLRREEQRTNMSS
- the LOC121742546 gene encoding pentatricopeptide repeat-containing protein At1g10910, chloroplastic-like isoform X1, with amino-acid sequence MVHTPSDHLIAMELSLVLGHGFQPVFRFNSTINNSSQIAATMPVHIANPICSNDASVHPQVRTKSLRKVSKETTESAIRDIQDSSDLECALLRSGEALRVQHLNIILRYFGKFNRWKDVCQLFDWMRRHGKNNIASYSSYIKFVGRDSNAAKALEIYNSIKDDSTRSNVSVCNSTLSCLIKCGKFNSSLKLFNQMKQAGLIPDIITYSTLLSGCAKVKGGYSKAMELVHEMKSRGLSMDDVLYGTLISVCASNNQCDEAEKYFDEMKSEGNLPNVFHYSSLLNAYAIDGNYRKADKVIQDMRSAGLTLNKVILTTLLKVYVRAGLFEKSRELLDELQALGYAEDEMPYCLLMDGLAKSGKLVEAKIVFDEMRRKEVKNDGYSYSIMISALCRGKLIDEAKQLASEFEMKYDKYDVVILNSMLCVYCRSGDMENVMKMMKKMDESAISPDWSTFKILIKYFCKEQLYLLAYRTMEDMHSKGHQPLEDLCVSLMKSLGSMGAYSEAFSVYTMLKYSKRTMNKALHGKILHILLSGGLLKDAYLVVKDNAELIPKPAIKKFAISFTRNGNINLVNDVIKSIHNSNYKIDQDIFHLAISRYIEQPEKKDLLLHLLQWMPGQGYAVDSTTSDMILKNSHFFGHQSIAELMYKHHTVLKTNKLRREEQRTNMSS